Part of the Streptomyces sp. WMMC500 genome is shown below.
GGCGCCGTCGCCGACGACCACGGCGGTCGAGCCGGGCTTCACCTCGGCGGCGTCGGCGGCCCACCAGCCGGTGCCCATCACGTCGGAGACGGCCAGCAGACCGGGCCAGAGCTCCTCCCCCGGCACGTCGTCGGTGGCGACGAGGGTGCCCTGGGCGTTGGGGATGCGGACGTACTCGGCCTGGCAGGTGGACATGAACTCGCGGTTCAGGCAACTCGACTGGAACCCGTTGCGGCAGTTGGCGCAGGTGTTGTCCGAGGTGGCGAACGAGCCGACGACGAACTGGCCGGGCCGGACCGCGGTCACCCCGGATCCGACCTCCTCGACGAAGCCGACGTACTCGTGACCCATCGGGTGGGCCCGGTCGGTGGGCTCCGCACCCCGGTAGGGCCACAGGTCCGAGCCGCACACGCAGGTCACGGCCGTACGGATGACGGCGTCGGTCGGCTTGACGATCTTCGCGTCGGGCACGGTCTCGTAGCGGACGTCGCCGGGGCCGTGGATCACTGCTCCGCGCATGAGAGGGGGCTCCTTGTCTTTCGGACAGACCGGTGCTGCGGTGCCGGGCACCGAGCGTCATGTCATCCAGGTAACCCCGATACGGCGAGGGCAGCGAGTCACTGACGAAGGGTGTACCGGCGGTGCATCCCTCCGCCGCCGCCCACGCCGTACCGTCGGGGACATGGACAACCGTGAGGAGGTCCGCGAGTTCCTGACGTCGCGGCGAGCGAAGATCACCCCCGAGCGGGCCGGCCTGCCCCCCGGCGGCAGAAGGCGCGTGCCCGGGCTGCGCCGCAGCGAGGTCGCGGCCCTGGCCGACATGAGCGTCGAGTACTACGCCAAGCTCGAACGCGGCAACCTCGCCGGCGCCTCCCCGCCCGTTCTGGAGGCGCTCGCCCGCGCTCTGATGCTCGACGACGCCGAACGCGCCCACCTGCTGAACCTCGCCCAGGCGGCCGACGGCTCCGACGCCCTCACCCGGCCCCGCAGGCGGCGTACGAAGGACCGGTGGAAGCCGCACCGCAGCCTCCAGTGGACGCTGGACGCCGTCACCGCGGGACCCGCGTTCGTCCGCAACGGCCGCATGGACGTCCTCGCCGCCAACCACCTCGCGCGCGCCTTCTACTCCGACCTCTACGCCACCCCCGGCAACCAGGCCAACCTCGCCCGCTTCCAGTTCCTCGACCCCGCCTCCCGGCGCTTCTACCCCGACTGGGCTCTCTTCGCCGACATGGCGGTGGCCATCCTGCGCACCGAGGCGGGCCGCAACCCCCACGACAAGGACCTGCACGACCTGGTCGGCGAGCTTTCCACCCGCAGCGAGGAGTTCCGCACCCGCTGGGGCGCCCACAACGTCCGCCGGCACGGCACCGGCACGAAACGCTTCCACCACCACGCCGTCGGCGACCTCACCCTCGCCTACGAGGGCCTGGAGATGGCCGCCGAACCCGGCCTCACCCTCACCGTCTACACCGCGGAACCCGGCTCCCCCTCCGAAGAGGCCCTCCGCCTCCTCGCCTCCTGGAGCGCCACCCCGGACACCGAAGCCGCCGCCCCGCGACGCTCCGCCACCGGGTGAGCGCCCCTGAGCAGGGCGTCACCGGCGGCCGATCGGTCCGGCGCGGCAGGCCGTTCGAGTGGTCGTCGGGCGCGTACGCGGAGGCCGGCCGTGCGGAGTGGTACTCGTCTCCGTACCACGACATCCGGGTGGCGGCACAGGCGTCGGCGGCCGATCGGTCCGTACGGCCCGCGGTGCCGCCCTCCGGCCCGACGTGGCGGTCCTGGACGTCGGGCTCCGGGACGGTTGCCCGGGGAGGCGGCAATGGCGATGCGGCGCGTGGTGGTCGGTGTGGACGGGTCGGACCCGAGCATGGCCGCCGTTCGGTGGGCGGCGGAGGACGCGGCCGCGCGTCCGGTCCCGCTGCGCCTCGTCCACGCGGAGGCGGCGCTGCCGGGTGACCGGCAGGCCGGCGCCCGCGGCTCGCTCCGGGAGGAGTGGGTCGGGGACCGGATCGACACCGCATGGCGGGAGGCGGCCCGGCGCCACCCGGACCTGGAGATCAGCGGTGGCGAGACGACGGAGACGGCGGTCAAGGCACTCCTGGAGGCGGCGCAGGAGGGGGACCTGCTCGTCCTGGGGTCGCGGGGCATCGGTGCGGCCGCGGGCTTCTTCACCGGAAGCGTGGCGCTGCCGGTGGTCGCGCACGCCTCCGTACCCACCGTTCTGGTGCGGGAGGACTGGTACCCCGACACGGATCGCGATCTCCCCGTCGTGGTGGGCGTGGATCCGGCCCACCGGTGCGACCCGGTGCTGGAGTTCGCCTTCGAAACCGCCCACCGGTCCGGCAGCCCGCTGCGCGTCCTGCACATGTGGCGGCGCTCGTCCGTCTACGCCTACCCGTCGGCGCTGCCGGACCCGAAGATCGGCGCCGACCTGGCGACGGAAGCGCGGCAGAAGCTCGACGCCGCCCTGGGCACGTGGCAGGCGCGCTATCCCGGCGTGCCGACGGAACGCGAGCTGCTGGACGGCGAGGTGGCGCCCCGTCTGCTGGAGCAGGGCGCCGGCGCCCGGCTGCTCGTCGGGGGCCGCCGTCTGCACCGGCACCGGCGGTTCCCGACGCTGATCGGCCCGGTGACGCACGCCCTGATGCACCACGCCATCGCGCCCGTGGCCGTCGTCCCGCACGAGTGACGGGGCGAGCGGGGGCGCGGCGCAGGTCGTCGCTCTCGTTCAGGCGGTGGCCAGCAGGTCCCGCACTCCCTGGGCCGTCAGGGAGACCTCCTCCGGCGCGCCCGCGTCGATGACCAGAGACGGGCCGTCCGAGGGCCAGCCGCGCGCGAGGTCGCCGAGCGCGACCGCGTTGTAGTGCTGGATCTCCGGGAAGACCTGCTCAAGGCGGTCGGCGGAGGTGAAGACGGGCACGAGGCGGGTGCCGTCGCCCTGCTCCACCACCGGCAGGCTCAGCGCCTGCGGCTGCTCGGGCCCGATGGGCTCCTCGGCCGGAGCGGGGTCGGGCAGCAGCACCCGGCTCTCGGCGAGCGTGTGCAGTGCCTCCTGGTCCGGACCGTTCTCGGCGACGGTGTGCAGCGCCTGCTGGGCGGCGGAGCGCTGGCCGTCCGGGTGGTACGTCATGGGTGTCCCTTCCGTGTGCGGCAGGACCGGTCGTGGCGCGGGTTCCCCGGCACAACGGGCTGAAACCGGAGTGCATCGCCGACCGTTTTGCCCCGTTTGATGCGGCATGCACGTGCCCTCGCCCTGCGGGGGCCGCCCCGGGGACGGTGCGGCGCCTACCCCTCGCGCTTCTTCTTGTCCCCGGTGCCCCAGCGCACCTTGCTCATGGCCCTCCGCAGCGGAACCCGCAGGTCCGGCGGCAGCGGCCGGCCGGCCGCGGAGGCGAGGAGGGCTTCGGCCACGTGCCGTAGCGGGATGTTGGCGTGCTGGGACGCGTCCAGCAGCACCTCCCAGGCCTCGTCCTCGTCCGCCCCGAGCACGGCGATCAGTACGCCGCGTGCCTGGTCGACTACCGGCCGGCTTTCGATGGCCTGCTTGAGCTGCGCGTTCTCCTCGCTCAGCTCGATCAGCCGCCGGGCCACGTGTGCGAGCAGGTCGGAAGAGACCTCCGCCTCGCCGACGGCCGTCTCGATCTCCACGACGAGGTCGTCCGGGTGCGCGGGCACGGCGGAGGAGCGGCTCTGTGGGCGGGGAGGTCGCATGGAATCCCTCCTTCCCGGGTCCGGCACGTTCATGGCCGTCGTGCAGCCGAGGGCGGTTCGTCGTCCATGATCTCCCAGACCGTCGGGGACCGCTCCTCGGAGCCGGGGCGGTGGGGGTGGACGCCGACGACGGCCAGCGGAGGCAGGCCGTCGCATGCGGACAGTTCCTCCCACTGGTCCCGGGTGACCTCCAGGTACCGCAACTCCGCCAGGTCGGCCACGGTGGCGAGGTCGGCGACGGCTGCCGCCGCGATGTCGAGTGCCCACAGGCGGGGCAGCCCTCGGAGCGGAGCCAGCTCGACGGGGCGCGCGCAGGTGACCGACAGCGCGCGCAGTTCCCGGTTGCGGGCCGGCGCCGTCAGGTCGGCCGATGCCACGTCGAGTTCCAGGTACTCCACCGGACGGTCGCCGACCGGTGTCAGGTCGGGCGAGCCCGTGCTCGTCAGCCGCAGGGAACGTACCTCGGGCAGTACGGCGAGGAAGGCGGAGTCCGTCACGTCGCTCACCCGGACCTCCTGCACGCGCGGCCCGGCCCGCTCGGCCCGTGCGGGCGTGGGCCGGGAGTCGCCGTACGTGGCGTGCCCGCCCGGCGGGTCCGGAAGGCCCGCTTCGATCCACAGGTTCTTGCCGCTGCGGCGGTGGTCACCGCGTTCCAGCGCTTCCACCAGCCGGCACAGGAACGTGGTGACGGAGTCGGCGACGTGGACCGGCCCCTCCGTGTAGTCGACGCCCACCTCGATGACCTGGCCGGGGCGGCCGCCCGGTCCCGGCTCCATGTCCACGGCCAGCCAGTTGCCGCCCGTGTCGCTGGCGAACCGTATCCACCCGGCACGCAGCGGGGACCTCCGGACCGCGTTCGGCGGACAGGCGTCGAAGACGACCTCGCGCCAGGGTTCGACGTCCAGGTCCCGGGCGATGTCCAGCCACTCGTCGTCCTGCTCGCCCAGTTCGGCGACGGCGAGCCAGGGGTGCCGGTCGAACAGGGCGTTGACGAGGTCACCGTCGCCGTCGGCGATGCCGTACAGGGCGCGCAGGTCCGGGGGCAGCGGGAAGCCCAGCTTCTCCTCCGCCGCCGCGATGTCCGCCTCGCCCGCCGGCCCGGGGAGCTCCTGCTCGTACCCGAGGATGTCGGCCGTCAGCCGCCGGTAGCGGTGGAAGAGCCGCACCGCCTCGTCCGGATCGCCGGCGGGATCGGTAGCCTCGGGCGGCCCCTCCTGCTCGTCGCCCCGATCGGGTGGCAGGAAGTCCTCGTCGATCACGTACAGGATCGGCTGCCGGGGTGGGGAGTGCGTCGCCATGCGGCCGGAACCTAGCACCCGGCACCGACACCGCGGAGCGGGCCGTCGCGGCGGGCGGCTGCCTTCCGGACGAGGCTGCCGGCCCCGGCCCGCGTCAGGGGCGGTCCGGTCGGACGCTCCCGTCGTCGGCGGCCCGGCCGGGGGCGCTGCCGCCCTCCGGTTCCGCCGCGCCACCGCCGGCGTGGTCTCCCGCGTCCGGCCCGGCGTCTTCACCGCCGTACGTGCCGCCCTGCCGGGCGAGGTCGTGCACCGACGTCTCCAGGATCCTGACCCGGTCGGCGAGGGCCGGCCCGGTGAGGTCCGTCCCCTCCCGCAGCGACGACTCGACCTCCGCCAACTGCCGCCCGATGTCGCTCAGCCGTTCCCGGAACCCCGCGTCGCCCCTCTGGTCGGTGAGCAGCAGGCGCTGCAACTGCTCCGCCTGCACGGCGAGTTGCCGGTTCTTGCGGTGCAGCTCCAGGAAGACGTTGACCTTGGTGCGCAGTATCCAGGGTTCGACCGGCTTGGACAGGAAGTCGGCGGCGCCCACCGCGTAGCCGCGGTAGGCGTAGTCGGGGTCGATGCCGTGGCCGGTGAGCAGGATGATCGGGACGTCCTTGGTCTGGTCGAGCCGCTTGATGTTCGCGGCGGTCTCGAAGCCGTCCATTCCCGGCATCATGATGTCCAGCAGGACGACGGCGAACTGCTGCCGCAGCATGGCCTTCAGCGCCTCCTCACCGGAGTGGGCGAAGACCACGCGCTGGCCGAGCGGGCCGAGGACCGCCGCCAGCGCGACCAGGTTCTCCTCCATGTCGTCGACGATGAGGATGCCGGCCGGGTCCGGGGCGTGGGGCGTCGACGTGGTCGGGGCCGTCATGCGGCGCGCCCGGGTGCCGTCGGGCCGTCGCCGCGCGCGTCGCCGTCGTGGCCGGCCGCGCCCGCGGGGCCGTCGTCCGCGGCCGGTCGGCCGCCCGCCGGCCGGTCCTGGGAGTCGAGTTGTTCGTAGATCGCCGCGAGCAGCCGGTCGACGTTGACCGGCTTCGGAACGTAGCCGTCCGCACCGGCCTCGATGGCCTTCTCCCGGTCACCCGGCATGGCCTTGGCGGTGAGGGCGATGATCGGCATACCGGCCAGGCGCGGGGTCGCACGGATGGTACGGATCACCTCGTAGCCGTCGATCTCCGGCATCATGATGTC
Proteins encoded:
- a CDS encoding helix-turn-helix transcriptional regulator is translated as MDNREEVREFLTSRRAKITPERAGLPPGGRRRVPGLRRSEVAALADMSVEYYAKLERGNLAGASPPVLEALARALMLDDAERAHLLNLAQAADGSDALTRPRRRRTKDRWKPHRSLQWTLDAVTAGPAFVRNGRMDVLAANHLARAFYSDLYATPGNQANLARFQFLDPASRRFYPDWALFADMAVAILRTEAGRNPHDKDLHDLVGELSTRSEEFRTRWGAHNVRRHGTGTKRFHHHAVGDLTLAYEGLEMAAEPGLTLTVYTAEPGSPSEEALRLLASWSATPDTEAAAPRRSATG
- a CDS encoding ANTAR domain-containing protein, with the protein product MRPPRPQSRSSAVPAHPDDLVVEIETAVGEAEVSSDLLAHVARRLIELSEENAQLKQAIESRPVVDQARGVLIAVLGADEDEAWEVLLDASQHANIPLRHVAEALLASAAGRPLPPDLRVPLRRAMSKVRWGTGDKKKREG
- a CDS encoding zinc-dependent alcohol dehydrogenase family protein, which translates into the protein MRGAVIHGPGDVRYETVPDAKIVKPTDAVIRTAVTCVCGSDLWPYRGAEPTDRAHPMGHEYVGFVEEVGSGVTAVRPGQFVVGSFATSDNTCANCRNGFQSSCLNREFMSTCQAEYVRIPNAQGTLVATDDVPGEELWPGLLAVSDVMGTGWWAADAAEVKPGSTAVVVGDGAVGLCAVIAAKEFGAERIIAMSRHEPRQKLAREFGATDIVTERGDEGAARIKELTGGIGADSVLECVGTAQSMSQALHSTRPGGNVGFVGVPHEVALDGQELFFTHVGLRGGPAPVRRYLPDLMHRVLDGRIDPGRVFDLTLPLDQVGEGYEAMDERRAIKTLLRP
- a CDS encoding SseB family protein, producing the protein MTYHPDGQRSAAQQALHTVAENGPDQEALHTLAESRVLLPDPAPAEEPIGPEQPQALSLPVVEQGDGTRLVPVFTSADRLEQVFPEIQHYNAVALGDLARGWPSDGPSLVIDAGAPEEVSLTAQGVRDLLATA
- a CDS encoding universal stress protein; the protein is MAMRRVVVGVDGSDPSMAAVRWAAEDAAARPVPLRLVHAEAALPGDRQAGARGSLREEWVGDRIDTAWREAARRHPDLEISGGETTETAVKALLEAAQEGDLLVLGSRGIGAAAGFFTGSVALPVVAHASVPTVLVREDWYPDTDRDLPVVVGVDPAHRCDPVLEFAFETAHRSGSPLRVLHMWRRSSVYAYPSALPDPKIGADLATEARQKLDAALGTWQARYPGVPTERELLDGEVAPRLLEQGAGARLLVGGRRLHRHRRFPTLIGPVTHALMHHAIAPVAVVPHE
- a CDS encoding SMI1/KNR4 family protein, encoding MATHSPPRQPILYVIDEDFLPPDRGDEQEGPPEATDPAGDPDEAVRLFHRYRRLTADILGYEQELPGPAGEADIAAAEEKLGFPLPPDLRALYGIADGDGDLVNALFDRHPWLAVAELGEQDDEWLDIARDLDVEPWREVVFDACPPNAVRRSPLRAGWIRFASDTGGNWLAVDMEPGPGGRPGQVIEVGVDYTEGPVHVADSVTTFLCRLVEALERGDHRRSGKNLWIEAGLPDPPGGHATYGDSRPTPARAERAGPRVQEVRVSDVTDSAFLAVLPEVRSLRLTSTGSPDLTPVGDRPVEYLELDVASADLTAPARNRELRALSVTCARPVELAPLRGLPRLWALDIAAAAVADLATVADLAELRYLEVTRDQWEELSACDGLPPLAVVGVHPHRPGSEERSPTVWEIMDDEPPSAARRP